A single genomic interval of Astyanax mexicanus isolate ESR-SI-001 chromosome 4, AstMex3_surface, whole genome shotgun sequence harbors:
- the LOC125801527 gene encoding zinc finger protein 3-like: MEKHHQRIHTGEKPYHCSDCGKSFTKQSHLKQHQRIHTGEKPYYCSDCGNSFNLQSSLKIHQRIHTGEKPYHCSDCGNSFNLQSSLKIHQRIHTGEKPYHCSDCGKSFITQSQLKIHQRIHTGEKLYYCSDCGKSFNQESNLKKHQRIHTGVKPYHCSDCGKSFNQEGNLKRHQRIHSGEKPYHCSDCGKSFNQLNYLKIHQRIHTGEITISDVPLQ; encoded by the coding sequence atggagaaacatcaccagcgcattcacacaggagagaaaccatatcactgctcagactgtgggaagagttttactaaacagagtcatctcaaacagcatcagcgcattcacacaggagagaaaccatattactgctcagactgtggaaatagttttaatctacagagtagtctcaaaatacaccagcgcattcacacaggagagaaaccgtatcactgctcagactgtgggaacagttttaatctacagagtagtctcaaaatacaccagcgcattcacacaggagagaaaccgtatcactgctcagactgcgggaagagttttattacacagagtcaACTCAAAattcaccaacgcattcacacaggagagaaactgtattactgctcagactgtgggaagagttttaatcaagagagtaatctcaaaaaacaccagcgcattcacacaggagtgaaaccgtatcactgctcagactgtggaaagagttttaatcaagagggtaatctcaaacgacaccagcgaattcactcaggagagaaaccgtatcactgttcagactgtgggaagagttttaatcaactgaattatcttaaaattcaccagcgcattcacacaggagagataaCTATCTCAGATGTTCCACTGCAATAA
- the LOC125801669 gene encoding zinc finger protein 239-like codes for MEEHHHSVKSFTKQSNLKKNQRIHTGEKPYYCSDCGKSFTQQSHLKKHQLIHTGEKPYYCSDCGKSFTQQSHLKKHQRIHTGEKPYCCLDCGKTFTEKSALKKHQRIHTGEKPYHCSDCGKSFTQQSHLKKHQRIHTGEKPYCCSDCGKRFTQQSNLRKHQHIHTGEKPYYCLDCGKRFTQQSNLRKHQRIHTGEKPYHCSDCGKSFTAESHLKIHQRIHTGEKPYCCSDCGKSFTEQSSLKNHQRIHTGEKPYYSDCGKSFTEQSTLKNHQRIHTGEKPYYCSDCGKSFTDQGNLKKHQRIHTEEKTPSMQLKVQIASLSDRTPYPTQMFHFVTWDTFHQKQT; via the exons ATGGAGGAACATCaccactctgtcaagagttttactaaacagagtaatctcaaaaaaaaccagcgcattcacacaggagagaaaccgtattactgctcagactgtggaaagagttttactcaacagagtcatctcaaaaaacaccagctcattcacacaggagagaaaccatattactgctcagactgtggaaagagttttactcaacagagtcatctcaaaaaacaccagcgcattcacacaggagagaaaccatattgctGCTTAGACTGTGGAAAGACTTTTACTGAAAagagtgctctcaaaaaacaccagcgcattcacacaggagagaaaccgtatcactgctcagactgtgggaagagttttactcaacagagtcatctcaaaaaacaccaacgcattcacacaggagagaaaccgtattgctgctcagactgtgggaagagatttactcaacagagtaatctccgaaaacaccagcacattcacacaggagagaaaccgtattactgcttagactgtgggaagagatttactcaacagagtaatctccgaaaacatcagcgcattcacacaggagagaaaccgtatcactgctcagactgtgggaagagttttactgcagagagtcatctcaaaattcaccagcgcattcacactggagagaaaccgtattgctgctcggactgtgggaagagttttactgaacagagtagtctcaaaaatcaccagcgcattcacacaggagagaaaccgtattac tcagactgtgggaagagttttactgaacagagtactctcaaaaatcaccagcgcattcacacaggagagaaaccttattactgctcagactgtgggaagagttttactgaccagggtaatctcaaaaaacaccagcgcattcacacagaagagaaaACTCCATCcatgcaattaaaagtgcaaatcgcaAGTCTttcggacagaacaccttatcctacacaaatgtttcactttgtcacttgggacacgttccaccagaaacaaacatga